One part of the Arabidopsis thaliana chromosome 1 sequence genome encodes these proteins:
- a CDS encoding Protease-associated (PA) RING/U-box zinc finger family protein (Protease-associated (PA) RING/U-box zinc finger family protein; FUNCTIONS IN: peptidase activity, zinc ion binding; LOCATED IN: endomembrane system; CONTAINS InterPro DOMAIN/s: Protease-associated PA (InterPro:IPR003137), Zinc finger, RING-type (InterPro:IPR001841), Zinc finger, C3HC4 RING-type (InterPro:IPR018957); BEST Arabidopsis thaliana protein match is: RING/U-box superfamily protein (TAIR:AT1G35625.1); Has 8134 Blast hits to 8105 proteins in 268 species: Archae - 0; Bacteria - 34; Metazoa - 2162; Fungi - 594; Plants - 4523; Viruses - 0; Other Eukaryotes - 821 (source: NCBI BLink).), protein MNYSWITIMSLLVICKLASAKVVLIGKNTILSFDDVEATFTPIVRNSGECGILYVAEPLEACSDITNMAEKRSKYRSSYVLIVLGGCSFEEKVRKAQKAGYKAAIVYNDGYDELLVPMAGNSSGVDIHGLLVTRASGEVLKGYADQDEMKLWLIPGFGISSWSIMGITFISLLAMSAILATCFVVRRHQIRQSVRDLPHGGQGLSCMPRDLLQSMPTEVYSGVLEESSTSVTCAICIDDYCVGEKLRILPCKHKYHAVCIDSWLGRCRSFCPVCKQNPRTGNDVPPASETTPLISPSPNSITSLQSFYDLPIVVRVYL, encoded by the exons ATGAACTATAGTTGGATTACAATCATGTCTCTGTTGGTAATTTGTAAGCTGGCTTCGGCGAAAGTAGTGTTGATCGGGAAAAACACAATTCTATCCTTTGATGATGTCGAGGCAACTTTCA CTCCAATTGTTAGAAACTCGGGGGAATGTGGAATTTTGTACGTTGCAGAGCCTCTTGAGGCATGCTCGGATATAACCAACATGGCGGAAAAAAGATCAAAGTATAGGTCCTCTTATGTATTGATCGTCCTTGGTGGCTGTAGTTTTGAGGAAAAGGTTAGAAAGGCGCAGAAAGCTGGATACAAAGCTGCGATTGTCTATAACGATGGATATGATGAGCTCTTAGTACCTA TGGCAGGAAATTCATCTGGTGTGGATATACATGGCTTGCTTGTTACAAGAGCATCAGGGGAGGTGCTTAAAGGGTACGCGGATCAAGACGAGATGAAGCTTTGGCTCATCCCGGGATTCGGGATTTCATCTTGGTCCATCATGGGTATTACATTCATATCTTTACTCGCCATGTCTGCTATTCTAGCCACTTGTTTCGTTGTCCGTAGGCATCAAATTAGACAGAGTGTGAGGGATTTACCACATGGTGGCCAAGGACTTTCTTGTATGCCAAGAGACTTGTTGCAAAGCATGCCGACTGAAGTATATAGCGGTGTTCTTGAAGAAAGTTCAACTTCGGTTACTTGTGCTATATGTATCGATGATTATTGCGTTGGTGAAAAACTCCGAATCCTACCTTGCAAACACA AATATCATGCGGTGTGTATCGATTCTTGGCTCGGACGTTGTAGATCCTTTTGTCCGGTTTGtaaacaaaatccaagaaCAGGAAATGATGTTCCACCAGCATCAGAAACAACACCTCTGATTTCTCCTAGCCCGAACTCTATTACTTCACTACAATCGTTTTATGATCTACCAATAGTTGTCAGAGTATATCTGTAA